Proteins from one Algicella marina genomic window:
- a CDS encoding protein-disulfide reductase DsbD domain-containing protein, with the protein MIRLIALMAALVAPTVATSQEMSRMRLLPGWEMPDGNRMIGVEIDLDPGWKTYWRAPGAGGIPPMFDWTGSQNLAAATIHWPRPEVQESYGMTTLGYSDRVVFPVELTPQTPGGPIDVALALSYGVCEDICIPAHATAEMPAESAADSTTVQAIENALAARPLTTDGAGIQSASCQQSAETVTASFRFAGEAPAAPFSVFETGSEETFLTPVSTQADGYALTITAALDHYGKGAPDVDLGNLRITLLTADSAIDIRGCPAG; encoded by the coding sequence ATGATACGCCTCATTGCCCTCATGGCGGCACTTGTCGCCCCAACCGTTGCCACTTCGCAGGAAATGTCCCGCATGCGTCTCCTGCCCGGTTGGGAAATGCCGGACGGCAACCGCATGATCGGCGTGGAAATCGACCTCGATCCGGGCTGGAAAACCTACTGGCGCGCTCCCGGCGCGGGCGGTATCCCCCCGATGTTCGACTGGACAGGGTCGCAAAACCTCGCTGCCGCTACCATCCACTGGCCCAGGCCGGAGGTGCAGGAGTCCTATGGGATGACGACGCTGGGCTACAGCGACAGGGTCGTCTTCCCGGTAGAACTCACACCTCAAACGCCGGGCGGGCCCATCGACGTAGCGCTGGCACTGTCTTACGGCGTTTGCGAGGATATCTGTATTCCGGCCCACGCAACGGCTGAAATGCCGGCAGAATCCGCTGCCGACTCCACTACCGTGCAAGCCATTGAAAACGCTCTCGCCGCCCGCCCGCTCACTACCGACGGCGCCGGCATCCAATCCGCGTCCTGCCAACAGAGTGCAGAGACGGTGACAGCCAGTTTCCGCTTTGCCGGCGAAGCACCCGCCGCGCCATTCAGCGTGTTCGAAACCGGGTCGGAGGAAACCTTCCTGACCCCGGTATCAACCCAGGCCGATGGCTATGCACTGACCATCACGGCCGCACTCGATCACTACGGCAAGGGCGCACCTGACGTCGATCTCGGCAATCTGCGCATCACCCTTCTTACCGCAGACAGCGCCATCGACATCCGGGGCTGTCCGGCCGGCTGA
- a CDS encoding YqgE/AlgH family protein: MPCPVACTIFHYMKAPVSEFLDGKMLIAMPGMGDLRFERSVIFMCAHSDDGAMGLMINKPAPDLRFADLLEQLEIDKGPLMHDTDVFFGGPVEHGRGFVLHTNDYEVSDSTMKVNASFAMTATIEILRDIADGTGPREALLCLGYAGWGPGQLEGELQQNGWLTCDADETLIFGTKSADRWTGALGRLGIDPRLLSAEGGRA, from the coding sequence TTGCCTTGCCCTGTGGCCTGCACCATCTTCCACTACATGAAAGCACCGGTTTCCGAGTTCCTCGATGGAAAGATGCTGATCGCGATGCCCGGAATGGGGGATCTGCGGTTCGAGCGTTCCGTAATCTTCATGTGCGCCCACTCTGACGACGGAGCCATGGGCCTGATGATCAACAAGCCTGCTCCGGACCTGCGTTTTGCCGATCTGCTGGAGCAACTGGAGATCGACAAGGGGCCGTTGATGCATGATACGGACGTATTCTTTGGCGGGCCGGTGGAGCATGGCCGTGGGTTCGTGCTGCACACCAACGACTACGAGGTTTCCGACAGTACGATGAAGGTCAACGCCTCGTTCGCGATGACGGCGACGATAGAGATTCTACGCGACATCGCCGATGGCACCGGGCCCCGAGAGGCACTGCTTTGCCTCGGCTATGCTGGCTGGGGGCCGGGGCAGCTGGAGGGTGAGTTGCAGCAGAATGGCTGGCTAACCTGCGATGCCGACGAAACGCTGATCTTCGGGACCAAGAGCGCCGATCGCTGGACTGGCGCGCTTGGGAGGCTGGGTATTGACCCGCGGTTGCTGTCGGCCGAGGGTGGCCGGGCCTGA
- a CDS encoding Crp/Fnr family transcriptional regulator, with protein MSVPAPAEILTQCALFASLGEEQIRSIAKRCTLRTTRKGEVLFSQGDDSDSLYIMVEGAATISLLSETGREMIFHIAKPGDSIGEIALLDGEPRSATCTIRDVGRVLALRRADFVALLEDPALSRGIITTLCMLLRRSTDRAEFLALRPLRARVAHVLMGNAVPDGPRPPQVRLTQQELALMCGAARPRVNQILKALEAEEVISKNGRIILLSDMEQLEDIAQELDEL; from the coding sequence ATGTCCGTGCCTGCACCTGCTGAAATCCTGACGCAATGCGCCCTGTTCGCCAGTCTTGGCGAAGAACAGATCCGAAGCATAGCCAAACGCTGCACGCTTCGCACCACCCGTAAGGGCGAGGTGCTTTTCAGCCAGGGCGACGACAGTGACAGCCTCTACATCATGGTCGAAGGCGCAGCCACCATCTCGCTTCTTTCCGAGACCGGCCGCGAGATGATTTTCCATATCGCCAAACCCGGCGACAGTATCGGCGAGATTGCCCTGCTCGACGGCGAACCCCGATCCGCCACTTGCACTATCCGCGACGTCGGGCGTGTACTGGCACTGCGACGAGCGGATTTCGTTGCCCTGCTGGAGGATCCGGCCCTTTCGCGCGGCATCATCACCACACTCTGCATGCTGCTCCGCCGCTCAACGGATCGTGCGGAATTTCTCGCGCTGCGCCCGCTGCGCGCGCGCGTCGCCCATGTGCTGATGGGCAATGCCGTGCCGGACGGCCCGCGCCCGCCGCAGGTGCGTCTGACGCAGCAGGAACTGGCACTTATGTGTGGTGCCGCCCGCCCGCGCGTGAACCAGATTCTCAAGGCGCTGGAAGCGGAGGAAGTCATCTCCAAGAACGGCCGCATCATCCTTCTCTCGGACATGGAACAACTGGAGGACATCGCCCAGGAACTGGACGAACTCTGA
- a CDS encoding AAA family ATPase translates to MTPSGDGVADQIWRRDNAFRQITAVFVDVADSSGLMQSLGLDDYSDFLGDFQSLVAREAVSHSGYVAEYLGDGVVLYFGYPKVSDEDQINALSCALAILAAARAEKLPFEGLRIGIATGQSILDRGETSGSARRAVGDCLTKAARIQSIAAIDSIAVCATTPTLTRDLFTFSPLGAHELKGFPQPENLFRLTGHRADTRASSPATARLSVGRRQELEEVATAFAAAREGEGKLIVIHGEAGIGKSHFSQNLSARLLPAGQEPALLYCTPITARSSFLPLADCLNALAIRFLPKDLPTRRARLEYLLRHRFAMPPGLDEALLASLLPSALEAAQGGARLNMSGARAAALDILADQMLTLVAQECHSLMLLEDLHWADSGTLEFLQILFAKRHSQSVLLAATTRPEGPLVANGIRGDHLVSLAPLTDVESRDIIAALNPALDPEQLARACASAGGLPLLLEEYAQAFSVDPEAPGPTQGTEVSATVNALVQTKLDRLGVLAQRFVEVGAVIGQRFPLPLAGAIAGLTITQLSGVLAHLHELDLIRSGAVNAASGSVDFKHALISDAIYASIPRKRRALIHNAVAVGYAEAEEAVSKAVIAAHLDRAEKPEEAARVFLAAATEMSNLGDPVQTLAQTTRALACIARLGDTANAKALEIEARALEGLARMVMQGPGSPDFGASAKRALQLCEETGVEAPGQVLFAAGLHSWAVAEFDQADPIIASLQSASTPEQPGLGFAASLLLGLVNWHRGNTETALAAFTTVLESFDLERDDGLYAEYLMDFKTFSGFYSALCHAALGQHDVAKSLTDETLAAAKPLMRPHPIGFAMLARAVTAMFAGDKARTAANAEECIAHSTLFTFPEFIALAEACSGWADLSDDPAAGLNRIRAGREGWSRTGFRSWEALFAALEVAALHRAGDTEAAGSALSSARKLIADRGENQFFRLIEWLDADGRGGEDHGEPATKTISPGFLA, encoded by the coding sequence ATGACTCCCTCAGGTGATGGCGTGGCGGATCAGATCTGGCGAAGGGACAATGCCTTCCGCCAGATCACTGCTGTTTTCGTGGATGTTGCTGACAGCTCCGGCCTGATGCAGAGCCTTGGCCTCGACGACTACTCCGACTTCCTCGGTGATTTTCAAAGTCTCGTCGCACGGGAAGCCGTCTCCCACAGCGGGTATGTGGCCGAGTATCTCGGCGATGGCGTCGTCCTCTACTTCGGCTATCCTAAGGTGTCGGACGAAGACCAGATCAACGCCCTTTCCTGCGCATTGGCCATCCTGGCCGCCGCGCGGGCCGAAAAACTGCCTTTCGAAGGCCTGCGCATCGGAATAGCGACCGGCCAGAGCATCCTGGACCGTGGCGAAACGTCGGGCAGCGCCCGCCGCGCTGTTGGTGACTGTCTGACAAAGGCCGCACGCATTCAGTCGATCGCGGCTATCGACAGCATCGCTGTCTGCGCAACCACTCCGACTCTGACGCGCGATCTCTTCACCTTCTCGCCTCTCGGCGCGCATGAGTTGAAGGGCTTTCCTCAACCTGAAAATCTCTTCCGGCTTACAGGTCACCGCGCCGACACCCGCGCAAGTTCTCCGGCCACCGCCCGCCTCAGCGTGGGACGCAGACAGGAATTGGAGGAGGTCGCGACTGCCTTTGCCGCTGCGAGGGAAGGCGAAGGCAAACTCATTGTCATCCACGGCGAGGCAGGTATCGGCAAGAGCCATTTTTCCCAGAACCTGTCAGCCCGGCTGCTACCGGCGGGGCAGGAACCTGCGCTGCTCTACTGCACGCCCATCACTGCACGGTCCAGCTTCCTGCCCCTGGCAGATTGCCTGAACGCCCTTGCCATCCGCTTTCTGCCGAAGGATCTTCCGACGCGTCGCGCGCGGCTGGAATACCTGTTGCGGCACCGTTTCGCCATGCCACCCGGTCTCGACGAAGCCTTGCTGGCGAGCCTTCTTCCCAGCGCGCTGGAGGCAGCGCAGGGCGGGGCCCGGCTTAACATGTCGGGCGCACGCGCCGCCGCCCTCGATATCCTCGCAGACCAGATGCTTACGCTCGTCGCGCAGGAGTGTCACAGCCTCATGCTGCTGGAGGACCTGCATTGGGCAGACAGCGGCACTCTCGAATTCCTGCAGATTCTCTTTGCAAAGCGACACTCTCAATCCGTTTTGCTTGCGGCAACCACCCGACCGGAAGGCCCCCTCGTCGCCAACGGCATTCGTGGCGACCACCTCGTTTCGCTTGCACCGCTGACCGACGTTGAGAGCCGCGACATCATCGCCGCACTCAATCCGGCGCTCGATCCGGAACAACTGGCCCGTGCGTGCGCCAGCGCCGGCGGCCTACCCTTGCTTTTGGAAGAATACGCTCAGGCATTCTCCGTCGACCCGGAGGCTCCCGGCCCTACCCAGGGCACGGAAGTATCGGCCACCGTCAATGCGCTGGTCCAGACGAAGCTGGATCGTCTAGGCGTGCTGGCTCAGCGTTTCGTGGAGGTCGGGGCAGTGATAGGCCAGCGCTTTCCCCTGCCGCTCGCCGGTGCCATCGCCGGGTTGACGATCACCCAGCTCTCCGGCGTCCTCGCCCATCTTCATGAACTGGACCTGATCCGCAGTGGCGCCGTCAATGCAGCCAGTGGCAGTGTCGATTTCAAGCACGCGCTGATCTCCGACGCCATCTACGCCTCCATTCCGCGTAAACGTCGGGCTCTGATCCACAATGCCGTGGCCGTAGGCTACGCCGAGGCGGAGGAGGCCGTCAGCAAGGCTGTCATCGCCGCGCATCTCGACAGAGCGGAAAAGCCGGAAGAGGCCGCCCGCGTCTTCCTCGCCGCCGCGACGGAAATGTCCAATCTAGGCGATCCGGTTCAGACTCTCGCCCAGACTACACGGGCACTGGCCTGCATCGCCCGCCTCGGCGACACCGCCAATGCCAAGGCGTTGGAGATCGAGGCCCGCGCGCTCGAAGGGCTGGCCCGCATGGTCATGCAGGGACCGGGAAGCCCGGATTTCGGGGCCTCGGCCAAACGCGCCCTGCAACTCTGCGAGGAAACCGGCGTCGAAGCGCCCGGGCAGGTCTTGTTCGCGGCAGGTCTCCATTCCTGGGCCGTCGCCGAATTCGACCAGGCAGACCCCATCATCGCCAGTTTGCAGTCCGCATCCACGCCAGAGCAGCCGGGACTGGGCTTCGCCGCCAGCCTTCTGTTGGGTCTCGTCAACTGGCACCGGGGCAATACCGAGACCGCACTTGCTGCCTTTACGACCGTTCTCGAGTCCTTCGACCTCGAACGTGACGACGGTCTCTATGCAGAATACCTTATGGATTTCAAAACTTTCTCCGGCTTTTACTCTGCCCTCTGCCACGCGGCCCTTGGCCAGCATGACGTGGCGAAGAGTCTGACAGACGAAACGCTGGCTGCAGCGAAGCCTCTGATGCGCCCGCACCCCATCGGCTTCGCAATGCTCGCCCGTGCCGTCACCGCAATGTTCGCGGGCGACAAAGCCCGCACCGCCGCCAACGCAGAAGAATGTATCGCCCATTCCACGCTGTTCACATTTCCCGAGTTCATTGCCCTTGCCGAGGCCTGCAGCGGCTGGGCCGATCTATCTGACGATCCGGCTGCCGGTCTCAACCGCATTCGCGCCGGCCGGGAAGGTTGGTCTCGCACCGGCTTCCGGTCCTGGGAGGCACTTTTCGCCGCACTGGAAGTCGCGGCCCTGCATCGGGCAGGTGATACGGAAGCAGCCGGTTCCGCCCTGTCCTCGGCCCGCAAGCTGATCGCCGACCGGGGCGAGAACCAGTTTTTCAGGCTGATCGAATGGCTTGACGCCGACGGCAGGGGTGGCGAGGATCACGGCGAACCGGCAACCAAGACCATCTCGCCCGGTTTTCTCGCCTGA
- a CDS encoding Hint domain-containing protein, which produces MVIHMECRSGLRDATAMFVGQGTVVLGESGPMPISMMGPGETIFGARRERLHALWVEHVRFDETDLWREPLLAPLRISAGALGPGFPDNDVVLALGQWLRLPGSEKSVPAEHLVGREGVALARDMENVAYTRAIFTRPGAFWANGLYCEGFRPDSARLAETEPKLWAELVPVLMEIG; this is translated from the coding sequence ATGGTGATTCATATGGAGTGTCGTTCGGGTCTTCGTGATGCGACGGCGATGTTCGTGGGGCAGGGAACGGTTGTCCTGGGCGAAAGCGGCCCGATGCCTATCTCCATGATGGGCCCGGGCGAAACCATCTTTGGTGCGCGCCGGGAGCGCCTTCATGCACTATGGGTAGAGCATGTGCGCTTTGACGAGACGGACCTGTGGCGAGAGCCTTTGCTGGCGCCACTGCGCATTTCTGCCGGTGCGCTGGGCCCCGGATTTCCGGACAACGATGTCGTGCTGGCGCTGGGCCAGTGGCTGCGTTTGCCGGGCAGTGAAAAAAGTGTTCCTGCGGAACATCTGGTGGGCCGGGAAGGCGTGGCGCTGGCGCGGGACATGGAGAACGTGGCCTACACGCGGGCAATCTTCACTCGCCCGGGTGCTTTCTGGGCCAACGGCTTGTATTGTGAAGGTTTTCGCCCGGATTCTGCGCGGCTGGCGGAAACGGAACCCAAGCTGTGGGCCGAACTTGTGCCGGTTCTCATGGAAATTGGCTGA
- a CDS encoding orotate phosphoribosyltransferase: MFSNTYPSDTEMAALTAAMLLEIKAVHFRADEPFTFASGLASPVYIDCRKLISYPRIRSALMDFAVAKVFRNAGFEAFDAVAGGETAGIPFAAFMAERMGLPMQYVRKKPKGYGRDAQIEGEIREGQRVLLVEDLATDGGSKIRFAEAIRKAGATCDHTSVVFYYDIFKEGLEELRKGGLSLHYLATWWDVLKAAHESGHFDARTLTQVEAFLNSPLEWSAENGGAYEKTSSD; the protein is encoded by the coding sequence ATGTTCTCCAACACCTATCCGTCCGACACCGAGATGGCAGCCCTCACCGCTGCCATGCTGCTGGAAATCAAGGCCGTCCACTTCCGCGCCGACGAACCTTTCACTTTTGCCTCCGGCCTCGCCAGTCCCGTCTACATCGACTGCCGGAAGCTTATCTCCTATCCCCGCATCCGTTCCGCCCTCATGGATTTCGCCGTCGCCAAGGTCTTTCGCAATGCCGGTTTCGAAGCCTTCGATGCAGTAGCGGGCGGAGAGACGGCAGGCATCCCCTTCGCCGCCTTCATGGCCGAACGGATGGGGCTGCCGATGCAGTATGTTCGCAAGAAGCCAAAGGGTTACGGGCGCGACGCCCAGATCGAGGGCGAGATCCGCGAAGGCCAGAGGGTGCTGCTGGTAGAGGATCTTGCAACCGATGGCGGTTCAAAGATCCGGTTTGCAGAGGCAATTCGAAAAGCCGGCGCAACCTGCGATCACACATCCGTCGTGTTCTACTACGACATTTTCAAGGAAGGGTTGGAGGAGCTTCGGAAAGGCGGGCTCTCGCTCCACTATCTGGCCACCTGGTGGGACGTTCTCAAAGCGGCCCATGAAAGCGGACATTTCGACGCCCGCACCCTGACGCAGGTAGAGGCGTTCCTGAACTCCCCGCTCGAATGGTCAGCCGAAAACGGCGGCGCCTACGAGAAGACAAGTTCCGACTGA
- a CDS encoding hydroxypyruvate isomerase family protein, with translation MLKFSANLGFLWSDLPLVERIHAAGAAGFDAVEDHFPYDTPAAETRAALAETGLRMVSINTRPGDMAAGDFGLASLPSRVTEAQEAIAEAIEYAETIGANSVHVMAGRSAGDPAEADTFLNNLAHALRLAGAAGVDILIEPLNPRDAPGYLLRSLEAAAGICQTLDNHPGLKVMFDCYHLQITGGDLLTRYRNHAGRIGHIQFASVPDRTEPGTGEVNYHWLLPALQAAGYEGFFGSEYRPKTTVEQGLGWLQSLRSATLAGP, from the coding sequence ATGTTGAAATTCTCCGCCAATCTTGGTTTCCTCTGGTCCGATCTGCCGTTGGTGGAGCGGATTCACGCCGCCGGTGCCGCCGGTTTCGATGCCGTCGAGGACCACTTTCCCTATGATACGCCTGCCGCCGAAACCCGCGCCGCGCTGGCCGAAACCGGCCTTCGGATGGTGTCTATCAATACCCGCCCCGGCGACATGGCCGCGGGTGATTTCGGCCTCGCATCCTTACCATCGCGCGTAACGGAAGCACAGGAAGCTATCGCCGAAGCCATTGAATACGCAGAAACAATTGGCGCAAACTCCGTCCATGTCATGGCCGGTCGCAGCGCCGGCGACCCCGCGGAGGCCGACACATTTCTCAACAACCTCGCCCACGCGCTGCGCCTTGCCGGGGCCGCTGGCGTCGATATCCTGATAGAGCCGCTGAACCCCCGCGACGCCCCCGGCTATCTCCTCCGCAGCCTGGAAGCCGCCGCCGGCATCTGCCAGACGCTGGACAATCATCCCGGCCTGAAAGTGATGTTCGATTGCTACCATCTCCAGATCACCGGCGGCGATCTCCTGACCCGCTACCGCAACCATGCCGGACGCATAGGCCACATCCAATTCGCCTCCGTCCCCGACCGCACCGAACCCGGCACAGGCGAAGTAAACTATCACTGGCTGTTACCGGCCCTGCAAGCCGCTGGTTACGAAGGTTTTTTCGGTTCGGAATACCGACCGAAAACCACGGTGGAGCAGGGTTTGGGCTGGCTCCAGAGCCTTCGGTCGGCCACCTTGGCAGGCCCGTGA
- a CDS encoding Gfo/Idh/MocA family protein has product MFRWGVLSTAKIGREHLIPAFVDAENGVLSAIASRDESRAAKLAARFGAPHVFGSYEAMLASDVIDGVYIPLPTSQHAEWTIKAADAGKHVLCEKPIVLKASEIDALIEARDRNGVTVSEAFMVTYHPQWKKVKQLLHDGAIGRLRHVQGAFSYYNVDETNMRNVPELGGGALPDIGVYPTVTTRFATGLEPKRVSAEVERDPKFGTDIYARVAADFGEFRMDFYVATQMAARQEMVFHGEKGWIRVRTPFNAGLYGADVVELHDQNRGHDEVFRFTGTRQYVLEVEAFARAVAGDGEVFSLEDSRRNQKFIDAVYAAGEAGGWVDV; this is encoded by the coding sequence ATGTTTCGATGGGGTGTACTTTCGACGGCGAAGATCGGGCGGGAACATCTGATCCCCGCATTCGTGGATGCGGAAAACGGTGTGCTGAGCGCGATTGCCAGCCGAGATGAATCACGGGCGGCGAAATTGGCGGCCCGGTTTGGCGCACCGCATGTCTTCGGCTCCTACGAGGCGATGCTGGCATCGGACGTGATCGACGGCGTCTACATTCCACTGCCAACCTCGCAGCACGCGGAGTGGACGATCAAGGCGGCGGATGCGGGCAAGCATGTGCTTTGCGAAAAACCGATTGTCTTGAAGGCGAGCGAAATCGACGCGCTGATCGAGGCGCGGGACCGCAACGGCGTGACCGTGTCGGAAGCGTTCATGGTGACGTACCACCCGCAGTGGAAGAAGGTGAAACAACTGCTGCATGACGGCGCGATCGGGCGCCTGCGGCACGTGCAGGGTGCGTTCAGCTACTACAACGTCGACGAGACGAACATGCGCAATGTGCCCGAACTGGGCGGCGGTGCGCTGCCGGACATCGGCGTCTACCCGACAGTGACGACGCGTTTCGCCACCGGGCTGGAGCCGAAGCGGGTAAGCGCCGAAGTGGAGCGCGATCCGAAGTTCGGTACCGACATCTATGCCCGTGTTGCTGCCGATTTTGGCGAATTCCGGATGGATTTCTATGTGGCTACACAGATGGCGGCCCGCCAGGAGATGGTGTTCCACGGTGAGAAGGGCTGGATCCGTGTACGGACGCCTTTCAACGCCGGGCTTTACGGGGCGGATGTCGTCGAACTGCACGATCAAAATCGTGGCCATGACGAGGTGTTCCGGTTCACCGGCACGCGACAATACGTGCTGGAGGTGGAAGCCTTTGCGCGGGCTGTGGCTGGCGACGGTGAGGTATTCAGCCTCGAGGACAGCCGGCGGAACCAGAAGTTCATCGACGCTGTCTATGCGGCGGGCGAGGCGGGCGGCTGGGTGGACGTCTGA